One window of Athalia rosae chromosome 2, iyAthRosa1.1, whole genome shotgun sequence genomic DNA carries:
- the LOC105692081 gene encoding uncharacterized protein LOC105692081 isoform X1 yields MHRKTSKRSIPLTEKVKHRDPSTPMTIHKLEENGPENHSSMVSAQNSFTRIPDDKYSDRDVNIWPETEDHSWSWDQQSSGTSISWPEEMEEVASKKVMDQWEAVQRTLYDEDEQVVAESLRAECIQWRTQRPHLRILGRGLQRKEDETASQDIKDPTGPIRTKGTDNPLTISELIEEHSEPPNAPEDPLKVKVRDQTRKEVLNLLFDFVCSELAANKEDDLSLSRNLDTVLRITPAPTHSGRNPLRNHKTADEFVISTHRKMQLHKYGRRDSHDALELPGCLPEVHKNNYYSDKSGKDFLGRESIMPISARRQRDMKDMVADGILVKRDRLYTPQLPRNALGTVFSEKIIVSPVPFATTTRESFSTLKSTPLGSMRLSFESSLPQRSAKSVNLGVNAISARRAGLFHIPQVHSAWQAPVCPTVWPKNVKLAPIDLTRLPSSQRRSLVTSLTQPRRSRNSLSPIPRDIMPASPLTIQDPDMMSLEIHGRQIVKQKSRTNVSSAAWNSSPQNLKKGRKKIQNNNER; encoded by the exons ACCACTGACAGAGAAAGTTAAGCATCGCGACCCCTCCACACCTATGACAATACATAAGCTTGAAGAAAATGGTCCTGAAAATCACTCTTCCATGGTGTCCGCACAAAATTCGTTCACAAGAATACCGGACGACAAATATTCGGATCGCGATGTTAATATTTGGCCGGAAACTGAGGACCATTCCTGGAGCTGGGATCAACAAAGTAGCGGCACCTCGATTTCTTGGCCAGAAGAAATGGAGGAGGTTGCGTCGAAAAAGGTAATGGACCAGTGGGAGGCTGTACAGAGAACTTTGTACGATGAGGATGAACAAGTCGTAGCCGAAAGCCTGCGGGCTGAATGCATACAGTGGAGAACTCAACGCCCACATCTGCGGATTCTAGGAAGAGGATTACAAAGGAAGGAGGACGAAACTGCGAGCCAAGACATCAAAGACCCTACAGGCCCTATACGCACTAAAGGAACCGACAATCCCTTGACGATTTCGGAATTAATTGAAGAGCATAGCGAGCCGCCGAAC GCTCCTGAAGATCCACTGAAAGTTAAAGTTCGAGATCAGACACGAAAAGAAGTTCTGAACCTACTTTTTGACTTCGTGTGCTCTGAACTCGCGGCAAATAAGGAAGACGATTTATCCTTGAGCCGAAACTTGGATACCGTCTTGAGAATAACCCCAGCACCAACACATAGCGGCAGAAATCCACTTAGGAATCACAAAACAGCAGATGAGTTCGTTATCTCAACGCACCGTAAAATGCAATTACACAAGTACGGGAGGCGGGACTCTCACGACGCTCTTGAACTCCCGGGGTGTCTGCCGGAAGTTCACAAAAATAACTACTACTCGGATAAAAGCGGAAAAGATTTTCTTGG TAGGGAAAGCATCATGCCTATATCTGCACGGAGACAAAGGGACATGAAAGATATGGTGGCTGACGGAATATTGGTGAAACGAGACAGACTGTACACTCCACAATTACCGCGGAATGCACTTGGTActgttttttctgaaaaaataattgtcagtCCTGTGCCGTTCGCTACCACTACCAGGGAAAGCTTCTCGACTCTAAAATCCACCCCACTTGGGTCCATGCGACTATCTTTCGAATCTTCTCTGCCGCAAA GGTCAGCTAAAAGCGTGAATTTGGGTGTTAATGCAATTTCTGCACGACGAGCGGGTCTCTTTCATATACCACAAGTTCATTCCGCATGGCAAGCGCCAGTCTGTCCGACCGTATGGCCTAAGAACGTCAAATTGGCTCCCATAGATTTAACGAGACTCCCCAGCAGCCAGCGCAG GTCGCTGGTCACATCCCTCACCCAACCGAGAAGGAGTCGAAATTCTCTGAGTCCCATTCCACGTGATATAATGCCAGCATCACCTTTAACGATTCAAGATCCGGATATGATGAGTCTAGAAATCCACGGAAGGCAAATTGTGAAGCAAAAATCTAGGACAAACGTTTCGAGCGCCGCGTGGAACTCAAGCccacaaaatttgaaaaaaggcagaaaaaaaatacaaaataataacgaaaggTAA
- the LOC105692081 gene encoding uncharacterized protein LOC105692081 isoform X2, with the protein MHRKTSKRSIPLTEKVKHRDPSTPMTIHKLEENGPENHSSMVSAQNSFTRIPDDKYSDRDVNIWPETEDHSWSWDQQSSGTSISWPEEMEEVASKKVMDQWEAVQRTLYDEDEQVVAESLRAECIQWRTQRPHLRILGRGLQRKEDETASQDIKDPTGPIRTKGTDNPLTISELIEEHSEPPNAPEDPLKVKVRDQTRKEVLNLLFDFVCSELAANKEDDLSLSRNLDTVLRITPAPTHSGRNPLRNHKTADEFVISTHRKMQLHKYGRRDSHDALELPGCLPEVHKNNYYSDKSGKDFLGESIMPISARRQRDMKDMVADGILVKRDRLYTPQLPRNALGTVFSEKIIVSPVPFATTTRESFSTLKSTPLGSMRLSFESSLPQRSAKSVNLGVNAISARRAGLFHIPQVHSAWQAPVCPTVWPKNVKLAPIDLTRLPSSQRRSLVTSLTQPRRSRNSLSPIPRDIMPASPLTIQDPDMMSLEIHGRQIVKQKSRTNVSSAAWNSSPQNLKKGRKKIQNNNER; encoded by the exons ACCACTGACAGAGAAAGTTAAGCATCGCGACCCCTCCACACCTATGACAATACATAAGCTTGAAGAAAATGGTCCTGAAAATCACTCTTCCATGGTGTCCGCACAAAATTCGTTCACAAGAATACCGGACGACAAATATTCGGATCGCGATGTTAATATTTGGCCGGAAACTGAGGACCATTCCTGGAGCTGGGATCAACAAAGTAGCGGCACCTCGATTTCTTGGCCAGAAGAAATGGAGGAGGTTGCGTCGAAAAAGGTAATGGACCAGTGGGAGGCTGTACAGAGAACTTTGTACGATGAGGATGAACAAGTCGTAGCCGAAAGCCTGCGGGCTGAATGCATACAGTGGAGAACTCAACGCCCACATCTGCGGATTCTAGGAAGAGGATTACAAAGGAAGGAGGACGAAACTGCGAGCCAAGACATCAAAGACCCTACAGGCCCTATACGCACTAAAGGAACCGACAATCCCTTGACGATTTCGGAATTAATTGAAGAGCATAGCGAGCCGCCGAAC GCTCCTGAAGATCCACTGAAAGTTAAAGTTCGAGATCAGACACGAAAAGAAGTTCTGAACCTACTTTTTGACTTCGTGTGCTCTGAACTCGCGGCAAATAAGGAAGACGATTTATCCTTGAGCCGAAACTTGGATACCGTCTTGAGAATAACCCCAGCACCAACACATAGCGGCAGAAATCCACTTAGGAATCACAAAACAGCAGATGAGTTCGTTATCTCAACGCACCGTAAAATGCAATTACACAAGTACGGGAGGCGGGACTCTCACGACGCTCTTGAACTCCCGGGGTGTCTGCCGGAAGTTCACAAAAATAACTACTACTCGGATAAAAGCGGAAAAGATTTTCTTGG GGAAAGCATCATGCCTATATCTGCACGGAGACAAAGGGACATGAAAGATATGGTGGCTGACGGAATATTGGTGAAACGAGACAGACTGTACACTCCACAATTACCGCGGAATGCACTTGGTActgttttttctgaaaaaataattgtcagtCCTGTGCCGTTCGCTACCACTACCAGGGAAAGCTTCTCGACTCTAAAATCCACCCCACTTGGGTCCATGCGACTATCTTTCGAATCTTCTCTGCCGCAAA GGTCAGCTAAAAGCGTGAATTTGGGTGTTAATGCAATTTCTGCACGACGAGCGGGTCTCTTTCATATACCACAAGTTCATTCCGCATGGCAAGCGCCAGTCTGTCCGACCGTATGGCCTAAGAACGTCAAATTGGCTCCCATAGATTTAACGAGACTCCCCAGCAGCCAGCGCAG GTCGCTGGTCACATCCCTCACCCAACCGAGAAGGAGTCGAAATTCTCTGAGTCCCATTCCACGTGATATAATGCCAGCATCACCTTTAACGATTCAAGATCCGGATATGATGAGTCTAGAAATCCACGGAAGGCAAATTGTGAAGCAAAAATCTAGGACAAACGTTTCGAGCGCCGCGTGGAACTCAAGCccacaaaatttgaaaaaaggcagaaaaaaaatacaaaataataacgaaaggTAA